In a single window of the Tetrapisispora phaffii CBS 4417 chromosome 11, complete genome genome:
- the NUP170 gene encoding Nup170p (similar to Saccharomyces cerevisiae NUP170 (YBL079W) and NUP157 (YER105C); ancestral locus Anc_7.401): MFSTPLKNSVDYQSTTTYASLTNNGTSNANSGSLVNSNNSIAVNNKMSSNLNSNLNTSNINGLDLGSSANGGRFISDSNGPNASGLYSNNNTEHLRINGMGNVKPLDLATQYIDYLLRRDANTPVLDERSYYNNGVVYNFSKEVGGLGAFTPFERQQVINIPDEILKDSSKAEIKNEMGIFTEINRCWIIIDNKLVLWNIHNSTEFQTIDEIKHTILKVALVKPKPNTFVDNINHLLLIATPFDLFIFAISYNKKTNDFSVYNTEMSVSVHGLDIADIATYDKTGQIFFTGKNNGTNIWELQYSGSDDWYNSKCTKVCLTQSTLSSLMPTNIVSKIPGSNYIQSFFEEDSKYHQEYITKLTIDQSRGIVYTLSSKSIIRAYLIASNKSLTGPMTIDPSYIKRIIGTTTARGAAILSNKFLKLSKIIPVTQYENSNLFFIAITIGGVRLHFNGSVGRSSIEALRLESIKFPPSSVTQQVMQQELQKEQLEQQKRSLPFYSSLTSSESVLLRFQKKSSVLLETTSASTIISPGMFFSSIIKSEQNPNPPTGSTTTPVKNKLFVSVPDYGILKTHGKYIENATFLDTTSVVREIVPLTAGSNATLKQEGYANTFATQYNSENMRVAVLTNSAIEIYRYRSPDEIFEALIGNPLPFVVNYGLTEACSTALYVACKSNKSDSLRSAALTFFFVGLPGILDIKPKYNRYSSSAVSSLLGKPTSTTGSMLSSATPQKSSSSLFSDVNANNTNFSLDDVFLSARFYAIPLLIGRLFRDIWEKPVFMNDRPKTQQTSPFGTNLISSAPVHITKISISKNDVDYYLSSIQILNEFFEVYSSSISTIYTPLLSNTHNTTTVTDKSESVAYQAENIAIGSMIKLVGSMKESLMFLKVLYGESEVDGFENNFSAFNDIVNNLNAEVQSGLVVLKYKDLFAPNDKTKSYVKEIFSSIINRNITRGASIEYIATALQERCGSFCSSSDILGFRAVEHLRKAKEIGLRDYESLSYHLNNAISLFEKIVDDVSIDKLKEATAIMLDLKYFPKTIQFLLNMANFTDKGNLAYQYFVDSRSPNDERKRFYDKRLVIYDMVFEILIKVDKIASSYASDRSNNLNIQNEWSVLREQSYNCVFSYKDKLFHYQLYDWLVSQKEQDKLLQLDTEYILPYLQEKAKDLLEISNLLWVYYSKRSNFYEAANILYSLSISNFDISLGDRIELLSRANGFCNSACPTDQKQNMMQLSDQIQEIFEIPTIQDEILSLVSSDNRIDSAMKKELIAGLNGKFLSVNELYNDFAVPLGYYEVCLNIFKVSDFRNKEEIMETWSNLFASLKKELRQDSNSKYDESINFINLLSNVVTKIGRNVHTSEFIFPVESLFPIVYNLFHELLPKDHIQSGVVTSIFVNSGVSYKKIYYTLRDLIETSPLTATDDSKSVPDYTTEMIWLIQEWYKTDRKLREIIDTEQIRNLTVYKIENDPLEQYMKKTGNSI; encoded by the coding sequence ATGTTTTCTACACCTTTAAAGAACTCTGTTGACTACCAATCAACCACAACGTATGCGTCATTGACCAACAATGGAACTTCCAACGCTAATTCCGGTTCTCTTGTTAATTCCAATAATAGCATTGCCGTTAATAACAAGATGAGTTCAAATCTGAATTCGAATTTAAATACTAGTAATATCAATGGATTGGACTTGGGTTCGTCGGCAAATGGTGGAAGGTTCATCAGCGACTCAAATGGCCCTAATGCATCAGGTCTTTacagtaataataacacTGAGCATCTGAGAATTAACGGGATGGGCAATGTTAAGCCACTGGACCTAGCGACtcaatatattgattatttattaagaaGAGACGCCAATACACCGGTTCTGGATGAAAGGTCGTATTATAACAATGGTGttgtttataatttttcaaaagagGTTGGTGGGCTAGGTGCATTCACCCCATTCGAAAGACAACAGGTCATTAATATCCctgatgaaatattaaaggaTTCTTCAAAAGCAGAGatcaaaaatgaaatggGCATATTCACCGAAATTAACCGCTGTTGGattataattgataataaattggTTTTATGGAACATTCACAACTCAACTGAATTTCAAACAATCGATGAAATTAAACACACAATCCTAAAAGTCGCATTAGTGAAACCAAAACCAAATACCTTTGTTGACAATATTAACCATCTTCTATTAATTGCTACCCCATTCGATCTATTTATCTTTGCCATATCATACAATAAAAAGACAAATGACTTTAGTGTTTACAACACTGAAATGTCAGTTTCTGTGCATGGTTTAGATATTGCAGACATTGCAACTTATGATAAAACTggtcaaatattttttaccGGTAAAAACAATGGTACCAACATATGGGAATTACAATATTCGGGATCCGATGATTGGTATAACAGCAAATGTACTAAAGTATGTCTAACCCAATCTACATTGTCCAGTTTAATGCCAACCAATATTGTGTCTAAAATACCGGGCAGCAATTACATACAATCTTTTTTCGAAGAAGATTCTAAATACCATCAAGAATATATTACTAAGTTAACAATAGACCAATCAAGAGGTATCGTTTACAcattatcttcaaaatcCATTATAAGGGCATATTTAATAGCCAGTAATAAGTCATTAACAGGACCTATGACAATAGATCcttcatatataaaaagaatcATCGGTACTACCACTGCAAGAGGTGCGGCtattttatcaaacaaatttttaaaactCTCTAAGATAATACCTGTAACACAATATGAGAACAGTAATCTATTTTTTATTGCAATTACTATCGGAGGTGTAAGACTACACTTCAATGGTTCGGTAGGTAGATCAAGTATAGAAGCTTTAAGATTAGAATCTATCAAATTTCCACCAAGTTCTGTCACACAACAAGTAATGCAACAAGAATTGCAAAAGGAACAATTAGAACAACAAAAGAGAAGTTTACCATTCTATTCAAGTCTCACCTCTTCTGAATCAGTTTTATTGagatttcaaaagaaatcTTCCGTACTATTGGAAACTACAAGTGCCAGTACTATAATATCACCTGGTATGTtcttttcatcaataattaaatctGAACAAAATCCTAATCCTCCAACCGGTAGCACCACAACTCCAGTTAAGAATAAGTTATTTGTATCTGTTCCAGATTATGGTATATTAAAAACTCATGGCAAATATATTGAGAATGCAACATTTTTGGATACGACTAGCGTTGTAAGAGAGATTGTTCCACTAACAGCTGGCTCAAATGCTACTTTGAAACAAGAAGGGTATGCGAACACATTTGCGACTCAATATAACTCAGAAAATATGAGAGTTGCTGTCTTAACGAATAGCGCAATTGAGATTTACAGATATAGATCACCAGATGAAATATTCGAAGCTTTAATAGGTAATCCATTGCCATTTGTAGTCAATTATGGTTTAACAGAGGCATGCTCTACTGCTCTATATGTTGCATGTAAATCAAACAAATCAGATAGTTTAAGATCAGCTGCTTTAACATTCTTTTTTGTCGGTTTACCAGGTATTCTTGACATCAAGCCAAAATACAACCGCTACTCAAGTTCAGCAGTCTCGTCATTATTAGGAAAGCCAACGAGCACTACGGGTTCTATGTTAAGTTCTGCTACGCCTCAAAAGTCTAGCTCTAGTTTATTTTCCGATGTCAATGCGAATAATACTAACTTTAGTTTAGATGATGTCTTTTTATCCGCAAGATTCTATGCTATTCCTTTATTAATTGGAAGATTATTCAGGGATATTTGGGAAAAGCCCGTTTTTATGAATGATAGACCTAAAACTCAACAAACTTCTCCGTTTGGAACTAATCTGATTTCCTCAGCCCCAGTGcatattacaaaaatatctatTTCCAAAAATGATGTTGATTATTATCTTTCATccattcaaattttaaatgaattttttgaagtttaCAGCAGTTCAATCAGTACTATATATACCCCTCTGTTATCAAATACACATAACACCACAACGGTGACTGATAAATCAGAAAGTGTAGCATACCAAGCTGAAAACATTGCTATTGGTTCAATGATCAAATTAGTTGGTTCAATGAAAGAATCGCTAATGTTTTTAAAGGTACTCTATGGAGAAAGTGAAGTTGATGGGTTTGAAAATAACTTTTCAGCTTTCAATGATATTGTGAACAATTTAAATGCTGAAGTACAATCCGGATTAGTGGTgttgaaatataaagacTTATTTGCACCAAATGACAAAACTAAATCATACGTCAaggaaatattttcatcgATAATTAACAGAAATATAACAAGAGGTGCATCCATTGAATACATAGCAACTGCATTACAAGAAAGATGTGGTTCATTCTGTTCTAGCAGTGACATTTTAGGTTTCAGAGCAGTGGAACATTTACGTAAGGCTAAAGAAATTGGCTTAAGAGATTATGAATCATTGAGTTATCACTTAAATAACGCTATCagtttatttgaaaagattGTAGACGATGTTTCCATCgataaattaaaggaaGCGACAGCAATTATGTTGGATCTAAAATACTTCCCTAAGacaattcaatttttgttaaatatGGCTAACTTTACGGATAAGGGTAATTTAGcttatcaatattttgttgaTTCTCGTTCACCAAATgatgaaagaaaaagattttaTGACAAACGTTTGGTAATTTACGACATggtatttgaaatattaattaagGTTGATAAAATCGCTTCTTCGTATGCTTCTGATAGAAGCAACAATTTAAACATACAAAATGAATGGTCTGTACTAAGAGAGCAAAGCTATAACTGCGTTTTTAGCTACAAAGATAAATTGTTTCACTATCAGTTGTACGATTGGTTAGTCTCTCAGAAGGAACAGGACAAACTACTACAATTGGATACGGAATATATTTTACCTTACTTGCAAGAAAAAGCCAAGGATCTTTTGGAAATTTCCAATTTACTATGGGTATACTACTCTAAGAGATCCAATTTTTACGAAGCTGCTAACATCCTGTATTCGCTATCTATCtctaattttgatataagTTTAGGTGACAGAATAGAATTGTTATCCAGGGCCAACGGTTTCTGTAATAGCGCTTGTCCAACTGATCAAAAACAGAACATGATGCAACTTTCTGATCAAATAcaagaaatttttgaaatccCAACTATTCaagatgaaattttatctttagtTAGCTCTGATAATAGAATTGACTCGGCCatgaaaaaagaattgattGCTGGTTTGAACggtaaatttttatcagTTAATGAATTGTACAATGATTTTGCCGTGCCATTAGGATATTATGAAGTATGTCTAAACATTTTCAAAGTGTCTGATTTTAGGAATAAGGAGGAAATCATGGAGACATGGTCTAATCTGTTTGCCTCtttgaagaaagaattaCGTCAAGACTCGAACAGTAAATACGATGAATCTATCAACTTTATCAACTTACTCTCCAATGTTGTAACCAAAATAGGGAGAAATGTGCATACCTCAGAATTCATCTTTCCAGTTGAGTCATTGTTCCCTATCGTCTACAACCTATTTCATGAGTTACTACCAAAGGATCATATTCAATCGGGTGTTGTCACCTCCATCTTTGTCAATTCCGGAGTCTCgtacaaaaaaatttactaTACCTTAAGAGACCTCATTGAAACATCACCATTAACTGCCACTGACGACAGCAAATCTGTACCAGATTACACTACAGAAATGATATGGTTGATCCAAGAGTGGTACAAGACAGACCGCAAGTTAAGAGAAATAATCGACACAGAACAAATAAGAAACTTAACTGTTTACAAAATCGAAAACGACCCATTGGAACAGTACATGAAAAAGACTGGCAACAGCATCTAA
- the KTI11 gene encoding Kti11p (similar to Saccharomyces cerevisiae KTI11 (YBL071W-A); ancestral locus Anc_7.394), translating to MSYYDQIEIEDMTFDPTTQIFTYPCPCGDRFQVYIDDLFDGEEAAVCPSCSLMIQVIFEKEDLVEFYQEAGMPLPEPIVV from the coding sequence ATGTCTTACTATGACCAGATCGAAATAGAGGACATGACTTTTGATCCAACAACACAAATTTTCACATACCCATGTCCTTGTGGTGACAGATTCCAGGTATATATAGATGACCTATTTGACGGTGAGGAAGCGGCTGTCTGTCCAAGTTGTTCATTGATGATCCAAGTCATCTTTGAGAAGGAAGACTTGGTGGAGTTTTACCAAGAGGCAGGCATGCCTTTGCCAGAACCTATCGTAGTGTAA
- the UBC6 gene encoding E2 ubiquitin-conjugating protein UBC6 (similar to Saccharomyces cerevisiae UBC6 (YER100W); ancestral locus Anc_7.392), which translates to MATKQAHKRLTKEYKMMNENPTPFIMARPNEANILEWHYIINGPPDSPYFEGQYHGTLTFPSDYPYKPPAIRMITPNGRFKENTRLCLSMSDYHPDTWNPGWSVATILNGLLSFMTGDEITTGSITTTEQQKKILAKKSMDYNTHHNIRFQTVFPDIVETNIEALDERKRANASNSSGQNESLNEKRDVIADAAKEKPISLEEILDPEDRIRAEQALSYKEQNSEDNKTNNSNGKYPSMYIIVAIIFFALGFSIKSK; encoded by the coding sequence ATGGCCACAAAACAAGCTCATAAGAGATTAACAAAGGAGTATAAGATGATGAACGAGAACCCTACTCCGTTCATCATGGCCCGTCCTAATGAGGCCAACATCTTGGAATGGcattatattatcaatgGCCCTCCAGACTCTCCTTATTTTGAGGGTCAATACCATGGTACTTTGACATTTCCAAGTGACTATCCATACAAACCACCAGCTATTCGTATGATAACACCCAATGGGCGTTTTAAAGAGAACACAAGGTTATGTTTGTCCATGAGTGATTATCATCCTGACACATGGAACCCTGGTTGGTCAGTGGcaacaattttaaatgGGCTATTGAGTTTTATGACTGGAGATGAAATCACAACTGGTTCGATAACGACAACTGAACAGCAGAAGAAGATACTGGCCAAAAAATCAATGGATTATAACACACACCATAATATTAGATTCCAGACTGTCTTTCCCGATATTGTAGAGACGAATATCGAGGCGTTAGATGAGAGGAAAAGAGCAAATGCTTCTAATTCCTCAGGACAAAATGAGTCCCTTAACGAGAAGAGAGATGTAATTGCAGATGCAGCAAAGGAGAAACCGATTTCATTGGAGGAAATCTTAGACCCTGAAGATAGAATACGTGCCGAACAAGCTTTGAGTTATAAGGAACAAAATAGTGAAGAcaataaaacaaacaaTAGTAATGGTAAATACCCTTCGATGTACATAATTGTTGCCATAATATTCTTTGCTCTAGGGTTTAGTATCAAGTCCAAATAA
- the TPHA0K00830 gene encoding uncharacterized protein (similar to Saccharomyces cerevisiae YIL067C; ancestral locus Anc_7.257): MSGRFDEGPSSAFENNGSDEFLENISMSDFNATSKQSEDANTRATDSRGESWMLLNNRNILGVTLNKIWNGPDEPSDEEPHFPYRWDFTRTIEEYPSKVFEKSLPNKKIRWGFLFFYCIFWYAVLQSLLHPYLFQEPFYYIKGDNNHEELKKIPIISLSCNSYLNWEGTNNACGINAESCGPFEDKEYFIRCPALCDQGGYLYSAVAVGANRMKYIGYQIGGGRLDKPGLNNELSYPYRADSFPCSAAVHAGIISPIIGGCARIAMDGSQINFPAREGKHGTGLSIVFNTFFPGSYTFKEVQEGIMSGCYDPRFLVLLINIMFGLVVFYLYKGIVGYWIITIVGYWTIVLATDPPVVVDPHDSYSSYELISVGFQRLLPLGFVLYVMWKCSIKRTLEEGSPLAKLLCWYPTFWLGVLNNVTFDRLPVDRLNATDLKEQAGALTAVLSILCTIITCAIIQAYSLWKSGRFQKYFKIYITLIISVVLLATLPGLNLRIHHYILGILLVPGCATRGTSAYLFQGILVGLILSGVARWDFASVVETDFALLRGEAGGSLEPPQFVFDSDESHKISWNLHNTTSTDHTGLIDGVSLLINDFEVYVGKNTTIDLDTLIIENALLNHLIEEAITNTEHDGAYLYLRIAQASTNNPSTNRGDYTNAGLLEWPQGVWHEPEPGVS, encoded by the coding sequence ATGAGCGGCCGTTTTGATGAGGGTCCCTCTAGCGCATTTGAGAACAATGGCAGTGATGAATTCCTGGAGAATATCTCTATGTCTGATTTTAATGCGACTAGTAAACAATCTGAAGATGCAaatactagagcaactgatAGCCGTGGTGAGAGTTGGATGCTGCTGAACAATAGAAATATCTTGGGTGTTACtcttaataaaatttggaACGGTCCTGATGAACCAAGTGATGAAGAACCACACTTTCCATATAGGTGGGATTTTACAAGGACAATTGAAGAGTATCCATCGAAAGTATTTGAGAAATCTCTGCCAAATAAAAAGATACGATGGggttttttgtttttttattgcaTATTTTGGTATGCAGTGCTTCAATCATTACTACATCCCTATTTATTTCAAGAACCTTTTTACTACATAAAGGGTGACAATAATcatgaagaattaaaaaaaataccCATTATTTCCCTTTCTTGTAACTCGTATTTGAATTGGGAAGGTACTAATAACGCTTGTGGTATAAATGCAGAAAGTTGCGGTCCTTTTGAAGACAaggaatattttattaggTGTCCTGCATTGTGTGACCAAGGTGGGTATTTATACTCTGCCGTAGCAGTAGGTGCTAATAGAATGAAGTACATAGGCTATCAAATAGGTGGTGGTAGATTAGACAAACCAGGTCTTAACAACGAGTTGTCATATCCTTATAGAGCCGATTCATTTCCATGCAGTGCTGCCGTACACGCTGGTATTATCTCACCAATAATAGGTGGATGTGCTAGAATTGCAATGGACGGTTCTCAAATAAACTTCCCTGCTAGGGAAGGTAAGCATGGAACAGGATTATCAATTGTATTCAATACATTTTTTCCTGGTTCCTATACTTTTAAGGAAGTACAAGAAGGAATAATGTCTGGATGTTATGATCCACGGTTTCTGGTTCTATTAATTAACATTATGTTTGGATTAGTGGTGTTTTATCTATATAAAGGTATCGTTGGTTACTGGATTATTACTATCGTTGGTTATTGGACAATTGTCCTAGCCACAGACCCTCCGGTAGTCGTCGACCCACATGATTCATATTCATCATACGAATTGATCAGTGTTGGCTTTCAAAGGTTATTGCCTTTAGGTTTTGTTTTATATGTCATGTGGAAATGTTCTATAAAAAGAACACTAGAAGAAGGATCTCCTCTAGCAAAACTACTGTGCTGGTACCCAACATTTTGGTTAGGCGTTTTGAACAATGTCACGTTTGATAGACTACCTGTTGATAGATTGAATGCCACGGACTTAAAAGAGCAAGCAGGTGCCCTAACTGCCGTTCTATCGATACTTTGTACAATCATCACCTGTGCAATTATACAGGCTTATTCGTTATGGAAATCTGGAcgttttcaaaaatatttcaagataTACAtaactttaataatatcCGTGGTTCTACTTGCAACTTTACCAGGACTAAATTTGAGAATCCACCATTATATTCTTGGCATATTATTGGTACCGGGATGTGCTACTCGTGGGACATCTGCCTACCTATTCCAAGGTATATTAGTAGGGTTGATTCTAAGTGGTGTCGCTAGATGGGATTTTGCTAGTGTTGTTGAAACAGACTTTGCATTACTGAGAGGCGAGGCTGGTGGATCACTCGAACCACCCCAATTCGTATTTGACTCTGACGAATCGCATAAGATATCTTGGAATTTACATAATACAACCTCAACGGACCACACTGGCCTTATCGATGGTGTGTCTTTACTAATCAATGATTTCGAAGTGTACGTAGGGAAGAACACTACCATCGACCTAGACACTCTCATCATTGAAAATGCCTTgttaaatcatttaataGAAGAAGCCATCACGAACACGGAGCATGACGGGGCCTACCTGTATTTAAGAATAGCACAGGCCTCAACCAACAATCCTTCGACAAACCGCGGTGATTATACGAACGCAGGATTGTTGGAATGGCCACAAGGTGTTTGGCATGAACCAGAACCAGGTGTGTCATAG
- the TPHA0K00840 gene encoding ribonucleoside-diphosphate reductase large subunit (similar to Saccharomyces cerevisiae RNR1 (YER070W) and RNR3 (YIL066C); ancestral locus Anc_7.256), translating to MFVVKRDGHKEPVRFDKITARISRLCYGLDSDHVDPVKVTQRIISGVYEGVTTEELDNLAAETAAYMTTIHPDYAVLAARLAVSNLHKQTTKLFSDVVDQFYHYINPDTGKPASLVSKDLFDNVMAHKDEINSAIFYDRDFQFNYFGFKTLERSYLLRMFGKVAERPQHMIMRVSLGIHGSDIKSAIESYNFMSQRYFTHASPTLFNAGTPKPQMSSCFLVAMKDDSIEGIYDTLKECAMISKTAGGIGCHIHNIRSTGSYIAGTNGTSNGIIPMIRVFNNTARYVDQGGNKRPGAIAIYLEPWHDDIFDFVDIRKNHGKEEIRARDLFPALWVPDLFMKRVEENGDWTLFSPSDAPGLSDVCGAEFEALYNKYVAEGRGRRTIKAQKLWYSILEAQTETGTPFIVYKDACNEKSNQKNLGTIKSSNLCCEIVEYSAPDETAVCNLASVALPAFIETSEDGKTQIYNFEKLHEIAKVMTRNLNRVIDRNYYPVEEARNSNFRHRPIALGVQGLADTFQLLRIPFESQKAKELNIHIFETLYHGSLEASCELAQKEGPYQTYEGSPVSQGILQYDMWGVNPTDLWDWTSLKAQIKEHGVRNSLLLAPMPTASTSQILGYNECFEPFTSNMYQRRTLSGEFQIVNPYLLRDLVDLGLWNDSMKQHLITANGSIADLPNVPQELKDIYKTVWEISQKTIIEFAADRSAFIDQSHSLNIHIRAPTFGKLTSMHFYGWKKGLKTGMYYLRTQAASAAIQFTIDAKVAEQAANAKANLLNLKRPQYLARKLNLEAGEKELSIETAAPREPSPAPSSDSSISEGVASFKIEDSVPVTPIEGQSTDSNQKTTTAGSATTEDVDIYNSKVVACAIENPEACEMCSG from the coding sequence ATGTTTGTTGTCAAGAGAGATGGTCATAAAGAACCAGTTAGGTTCGATAAAATTACTGCCAGAATTTCTCGTTTATGCTATGGTTTAGATTCTGATCATGTTGATCCTGTCAAGGTCACTCAAAGAATCATCAGTGGTGTCTACGAAGGTGTCACAACTGAAGAGTTAGATAACTTAGCTGCTGAAACGGCTGCATACATGACCACTATACATCCTGATTATGCTGTGTTGGCCGCAAGATTAGCTGTCTCCAACTTACATAAACAGACTactaaattattttcagaCGTTGTTGATCAATTCTATCACTACATCAACCCAGATACTGGCAAACCTGCTTCATTAGTTTCCAAGGATCTTTTTGATAATGTTATGGCTCataaagatgaaattaattctGCTATATTCTACGATAGAGATTTCCAATTCAACTATTTCGGTTTCAAGACTTTGGAAAGGTCTTATTTGTTGAGAATGTTTGGTAAAGTCGCTGAACGTCCACAACATATGATCATGAGAGTTTCCTTGGGTATTCATGGTTCTGATATCAAATCTGCTATCGAGTCTTACAACTTTATGTCCCAAAGATACTTCACTCATGCTTCACCAACTTTATTTAACGCTGGTACTCCAAAACCGCAAATGTCATCATGTTTCTTGGTTGCCATGAAAGATGACTCTATTGAAGGTATTTACGACACATTAAAAGAATGTGCTATGATTTCCAAGACGGCTGGTGGGATTGGATGTCATATCCATAATATTCGTTCTACAGGTTCTTATATTGCTGGTACCAACGGTACTTCAAACGGTATTATTCCGATGATCAGAGTTTTTAACAACACAGCTCGTTACGTCGATCAAGGTGGTAACAAGAGACCAGGTGCTATTGCTATCTATTTGGAACCTTGGCACGACGACATTTTTGACTTTGTCGATATTAGAAAGAATCATGGTAAGGAAGAAATCAGAGCAAGAGATTTATTTCCAGCATTGTGGGTTCCAGATTTGTTCATGAAACGTGTTGAAGAAAACGGTGATTGGACTTTATTCTCCCCAAGTGACGCTCCAGGTTTATCTGACGTGTGTGGTGCTGAATTTGAAGCCTTATATAACAAATACGTTGCTGAAGGACGTGGTAGAAGAACTATCAAAGCACAAAAATTATGGTATTCTATTTTAGAAGCTCAAACTGAAACTGGTACCCCATTCATTGTTTACAAAGATGCTTGTAACGAGAAATCCAACCAAAAGAATCTGGGTACCATCAAATCTTCTAACTTATGTTGTGAAATCGTTGAATACTCTGCTCCAGACGAAACTGCTGTTTGTAATTTAGCTTCTGTTGCCTTACCAGCTTTCATCGAAACCAGTGAAGACGGTAAGACTCAAATTTATAACTTTGAAAAACTACATGAGATTGCTAAGGTTATGACTCGTAACTTAAACAGAGTTATTGACCGTAACTACTACCCTGTTGAAGAAGCTAGAAACTCAAATTTCAGACATAGACCAATTGCCTTAGGTGTCCAAGGTTTAGCTGATACTTTCCAACTGTTACGTATTCCTTTTGAATCCCAAAAGGCTAAAGAATTGAATATCcatatttttgaaactttataTCATGGTTCCTTAGAAGCTTCCTGTGAATTAGCACAAAAAGAAGGTCCTTATCAAACTTATGAAGGTTCTCCAGTTTCCCAAGGTATCCTTCAATACGATATGTGGGGTGTTAATCCAACTGATTTATGGGATTGGACTTCTTTGAAGGCTCAAATTAAGGAGCACGGTGTTAGAAATTCTTTGCTATTAGCACCAATGCCAACTGCCTCCACTTCCCAAATTTTAGGTTACAATGAATGTTTCGAGCCTTTCACATCCAATATGTATCAACGTCGTACTTTATCTGGTGAATTCCAAATTGTTAATCCGTATTTATTACGTGATTTAGTTGATTTAGGTTTATGGAACGACTCAATGAAGCAACATTTAATTACCGCTAATGGTTCCATTGCTGATTTACCAAATGTTCCACAGGAATTAAAGGACATATATAAGACTGTTTGGGAAATTTCTCAAAAGactattattgaatttgcTGCCGACCGTTCTGCTTTCATTGATCAATCTCATTCTTTGAACATTCACATCCGTGCCCCAACTTTTGGTAAATTGACCAGTATGCATTTCTACGGTTGGAAGAAGGGTTTGAAGACTGGTATGTACTATCTAAGAACACAAGCTGCTTCTGCTGCTATCCAATTTACCATCGATGCTAAGGTTGCTGAACAAGCTGCAAATGCTAAAGCCAACTTACTTAACCTAAAACGTCCTCAATACCTTGCTCGTAAGTTAAACTTAGAAGCCGGTGAAAAGGAACTATCTATCGAGACTGCTGCCCCAAGGGAGCCTTCTCCAGCACCATCATCTGATTCATCTATATCCGAGGGTGTGGCCTCattcaaaattgaagataGTGTCCCAGTGACACCAATTGAAGGTCAGTCAACTGACTCCAACCAAAAGACAACCACCGCTGGATCGGCCACTACAGAAGATGTAGATATCTACAACTCAAAAGTTGTAGCATGTGCAATCGAAAACCCAGAAGCTTGTGAAATGTGTTCTGGTTAA